In a genomic window of Mercenaria mercenaria strain notata chromosome 19, MADL_Memer_1, whole genome shotgun sequence:
- the LOC123542599 gene encoding galactoside alpha-(1,2)-fucosyltransferase 1-like, whose product MNRYMIHLFEIDIFVARVRTAPVLQGVMPEMHLVPRKIMLYTTVGIFAYIILMYVLLNLPIFAKVTSFMRHVLSSKVSSHVYGLGTVMVDVRSLGKKLSHDIDMVTNYNTRKKIKIKRNSGKARNICFDIFFNGNQIFEKKEETPNSGLCNCYITVDNPPGRSGNQMFHIAALLGTAYNLDLIPVIPTNFPLSDWLELPNLVDFNLTEAQPFVIKPSGIYFKDINNLDNKRNWTLRGYFQSWKYFLHSEHIIKNAFKIKDVYLNEAKSFIKNISRTGLVNVCVHVRRGDLSDSVAMRKGYAIAGLDFIYNAMNFYRRKFKNVQFIVLSDGIFWCIENIKGNDIIFSPFYRYAEDMALMTLCNHVIVTSGTFGWWGAWLSGGTTVYFNGYPRPESWLATQINKKDYYPKDWIAL is encoded by the coding sequence ATGAATAGGTACATGATACACTTATTTGAAATAGACATATTTGTTGCACGAGTACGTACCGCGCCCGTGTTACAGGGTGTGATGCCTGAGATGCATTTAGTTCCGAGGAAGATTATGCTGTATACAACTGTTGGAATATTTGCTTATATCATCTTGATGTACGTGCTTTTAAATCTCCCTATATTTGCTAAAGTGACGTCATTTATGCGTCACGTTTTGTCTTCGAAAGTTTCAAGTCATGTTTACGGACTAGGTACAGTAATGGTTGATGTAAGAAGTCTAGGGAAAAAATTATCACACGACATTGACATGGTAACAAACTATAAcacaaggaaaaaaataaaaattaaacgaaATAGCGGGAAAGCGCGAAACATTTGCtttgacatatttttcaatggaaaccAAATTTTCGAAAAGAAGGAAGAAACGCCCAATAGCGGTCTTTGTAATTGTTATATAACAGTTGATAATCCACCCGGCAGGTCTGGAAATCAGATGTTTCATATTGCGGCGTTGCTAGGCACCGCATACAACCTTGACCTAATTCCTGTGATTCCCACAAATTTTCCATTGTCAGACTGGTTGGAATTACCGAATCTGGTTGACTTCAATCTGACAGAGGCGCAGCCTTTCGTAATCAAGCCGAGTGgaatatatttcaaagatataaacAACTTGGACAATAAAAGAAATTGGACACTCCGTGGATATTTTCAGTCTTGGAAATATTTCTTACACAGTGAACATATTATAAAGAATGCCTTTAAAATTAAAGACGTTTATCTTAACGAGGCGAAATCGTTCATTAAAAACATATCAAGGACCGGACTAGTGAATGTATGTGTACATGTTAGAAGAGGTGATTTAAGTGACAGTGTTGCTATGAGGAAAGGTTACGCTATCGCAGGATTGGACTTCATTTATAATGCAATGAATTTTTATCGAAGAAAATTTAAGAATGTCCAATTCATCGTTTTGAGTGACGGCATATTTTGgtgcattgaaaatattaaaggtaACGATATCATTTTCAGTCCATTTTATCGATATGCTGAGGATATGGCGCTAATGACGCTTTGCAATCACGTGATTGTAACATCCGGGACTTTTGGTTGGTGGGGTGCTTGGCTTTCAGGTGGAACAACTGTGTATTTTAATGGCTATCCTAGACCAGAAAGTTGGCTGGCGACACAAATTAACAAGAAAGATTATTACCCTAAAGACTGGATAGCGTTATAG